A genomic region of Anas acuta chromosome 1, bAnaAcu1.1, whole genome shotgun sequence contains the following coding sequences:
- the POU1F1 gene encoding pituitary-specific positive transcription factor 1 isoform X3 codes for MAGIKPATPEMLSASLSQSRILQTCSMPHPNIVNSVSTLQSNLTPCLYKFPEHALSASSCALGHGFTPMHQSLLGDDPTAADFKQEFRRKSKSVEEPIDMDSPEIRELEKFANEFKLRRIKLGYTQTNVGEALAAVHGSEFSQTTICRFENLQLSFKNACKLKSILSKWLEEAEQVGALYNEKVGVNERKRKRRTTISIAAKEALERHFGEQSKPSSQEIMRMAEGLNLEKEVVRVWFCNRRQREKRVKTSLHQNAFSSIIKEHHECR; via the exons ATGGCAG GTATCAAGCCTGCAACTCCAGAGATGCTATCAGCAAGTCTCTCCCAGAGCCGCATTTTACAGACATGCAGCATGCCACATCCAAACATAGTCAATAGTGTCAGCACATTGCAAAGcaa CCTGACTCCTTGCCTTTATAAATTCCCTGAGCACGCCCTGAGTGCCAGCTCCTGTGCTCTGGGCCACGGCTTCACACCCATGCACCAGTCCCTTCTCGGCGATGATCCTACAGCTGCAGACTTCAAGCAGGAATTCCGCAGGAAAAGCAAGTCTGTTGAAGAGCCTATTGATATGGATTCACCTGAAATCAGGGAGCTGGAGAAATTTGCTAATGAATTTAAACTGCGGAGAATTAAGCTGG GTTATACGCAAACCAATGTTGGGGAAGCGCTGGCTGCTGTACATGGCTCTGAATTCAGCCAAACTACAATTTGCCGGTTTGAAAACTTGCAGCTGAGTTTCAAGAATGCGTGCAAACTGAAATCAATACTGTCTAAGTGGCTGGAGGAAGCAGAGCAAGTGGGAG ctTTATACAATGAAAAAGTTGGAGTGAATGAGCGGAAGAGGAAGCGCAGAACCACCATAAG TATTGCTGCCAAAGAAGCCCTAGAGAGGCACTTTGGAGAACAAAGTAAACCTTCTTCTCAGGAAATTATGAGGATGGCTGAGGGGCTCAATCTTGAGAAAGAAGTTGTGAGAGTTTGGTTTTGCAACagaagacaaagggaaaaaagagtgAAGACAAGTTTGCATCAGAACGCATTTAGTTCTATTATCAAGGAGCATCACGAGTGCCGGTAA